Proteins found in one Nocardia brasiliensis ATCC 700358 genomic segment:
- a CDS encoding MarR family winged helix-turn-helix transcriptional regulator, with protein MRLLVDAEIARDLERSTGLSMPDYDVLAAVAEVAETAECVRVSGLAAHMHWPHSRLSRQLGRMERRELIAREPCERDGRGDDVLLTAAGRRALDTAAPAHHASVRNRFTDLLTPTQLRMLAEIEESIARHAEDRK; from the coding sequence ATGCGTCTGCTGGTGGATGCCGAGATCGCCCGGGATCTGGAGCGCAGCACCGGACTTTCGATGCCGGATTACGACGTACTCGCCGCCGTGGCCGAGGTCGCCGAGACCGCGGAGTGTGTCCGAGTGAGCGGCCTCGCCGCCCACATGCACTGGCCGCACAGCAGACTGTCCCGGCAACTCGGCCGCATGGAGCGGCGCGAACTGATCGCCCGCGAACCCTGCGAGCGCGACGGCCGCGGCGACGACGTGCTTCTCACCGCGGCCGGTCGGCGTGCCCTCGATACCGCCGCACCCGCCCACCACGCCTCGGTGCGCAACCGCTTCACCGACCTGCTCACGCCCACGCAGCTGCGGATGCTCGCCGAGATCGAGGAGTCCATCGCCCGGCACGCCGAGGACCGCAAGTAG